The genomic region cagcacagcccaaataaatacaattaaaaatcaaACCCATATGGAGAATGGGAAGAAATTAAACAAGATGTTGTGTCCCATGAGGAAGTAGATTTGGAACTTCAAAGGCTGAAAATATGTATCAACTTTGGAAGTTGATGTTGGTGGGGAACCCAAAGTGGTCTCCTgtagtttgtgcaaactcatatccactgagtcagtgatgccagccaaccatctcatcctctatcgcccctttctcctgctctcaatcttacccagcctcagggtcttttccagtgagtcgggtTTTTGCATccggtggtcaaagtattggagcttcagcttcagcatgaatccttccagttaatattcagggtcgatttcctttagaattgactggtttgatctccttgcagtcctagggactctcaaaaatctgtTACTGAAGAATGTGTGGTGGGTCCATCTCCTTaccgctcaaaagccaataaacaggccagcTTGGTTGAAAGGAACGTTTGCTTCATatcagatgctggcaactgggggtggagggtgtcagacatctgtccaaaggcggactcccaccctcaccctcacccccaaCAAGCagggggcaagagcttttatagacagaggagGGGGGTGGCTACATGCAGAAATGGCACAGTCatttctaactgctgctgctgctaagtcgcttcagtcgtgtccgactctgtgcgacctcatggacagcagcccaccaggctcccccgtccctgggattctccaggcaagaacactggagtggattgccatttccttctccaatgcatgaaagtgaaaagtgaaagtgaagtcgctcagtcgtgtccgactcttagcgaccccatgaactgcagcccaccaggttcctccgtccatgggattttccaggcaagagtactggagtggggtgccattgccttctccggtcacctctaacagtcatcttcaaattggtcatcagtggtctgaccaacATGATCTTGGTTATTTTAGGtatagttaatcttcagttctagggtccatttgttcccatttctttgcagcCAGTTCTTGGAACTGTGGCAGCTCATATCATTGGTgtagtctggtcatcatgtagttctCCCACCTGGTGTtttgatatctataagacatctcacaggatatggctcagaatattatctatagcccttgagaaaaaactaaaggtccttgactatgcttgctgctgctgctgctaagtcgcttcagtcgtgtccgactctgtgcgaccccatagacggcagcccactaggctcctccgtccctgggattctccaggcaagaacactggagtgggttgccatttccttctgcaatgcatgaaagtgaaaagtgaaagtgaagtcactcagtcgtgtccgacttttagcgaccccatggaccacagcccaccaggctcccccgttcatgggattttccaggcaagagtactggagtgggtcgccattgccttctccatgactatgcttaatgactacattattattatttagtctcctttgttttgtttcagcatttctctcatctctgattaaacttattctttgactaaagttttccacagaaaAAAAGGCAGGCACAggacttggtggtggtggtggtgatggggcaAGGACCATATCCTGCTCCGTTTCAAGTCTTCTCTCCCACACCAGAATTCGAAAGTATCGattcttcgttgctcagccttctttatagtcctacgttcacatccatacatgaatactggaaaaaacatagctttgactatacggatctttgtcaaATTTTAAAcaggcttttcactctcctctttcactttcatcaagaggctctttagttcctctttgctttctgtcattacagTAGTATCATtggcatatctgaagttattaatatttctccaggcaatcttgactccaacttgtgatttatccagcctggcatttcacaggtTACTAGCATACATATAAGAAAAGTagattattaaaaatttcatgaaagaggaaggaaaaaagaaagtgatggAAAGCAGACGGCAGAaaagacaggagaaggaaattAATAGGCAAGAAAGTCACCCTTGGATAGACACGGCTTTGAGCTCCCCCGCTCGGACTTAGGTCTGGTCGGGCTCCTCatagaactacatttcccagcaggCCCTGGGCGACCGGACACAGCAGTAGGCGGGACCAACGCGGCCCCCTCCAATCCTGGTCGTCGCCCGGCAACCTCCGCCTCCGCCGCTAAAGATGAAGGTTGGGCTCGTCCGCCTCTGGAAAGCGGCGAATTAGGCAGGAGATGAGGAGGCTCTGCAGCCCCGCCGGCCCATTTGAGGCAGCCGGCCCATGTCGCGGTCCGGAGGTGAGGGCCGTCGGCCGCGCGGAAGCCGGGGCTCCGTGGCAAGGGGCCGAGGCGCCCATACACTCAGCTCTCGTGGGGAGAAGGGAACGGACGCGCGGGAAAGGGGCCAATGGGAGTCTTAGGCGGCCCCGCCgccttctgggaaatgtagtctcgCGCCTCCCTCCACGGCGGGCTTGGGGACTTTGTAGAGGGCGAGGGAGAGAATGTGTGCATATACGGAGGAGTGTAAAATTGTGGGTGAGGAGGCGAAGGCATCGATATGGAGAGAGAGGGATGGGCGCGTGACTTGTTCGGAATTCGGTGCCTTTTTCCTGGAAGCCTTCCCCGTGCCTACGCTTCTGTACCCCAGGTGCAACCTTTGGGTCCCTGGAAGTACTCTTCGTGGGTGCCATAGGCACTCCCCAAAACACAAAGACCTGTCAGGTACCTGTCCTTGTTTTTCACAAGTTTTCCTTCAAAAAACTTCTACTGTTTTGACCAGGTGCTACTTTCACATGGTTTGAAATGCAAAAGGGACAAACTGAGAAATGCAAAAGGGACAAAGCATCCCTTCAGGGTGCTTCATTTGATAACTTAGCACATGACCATAGAATGCCACCAGAGTGCCAGGCTCTCCCGCTGGGAACTCAGCTGGAGTACTCTGTAGGCACAGCTCCTGCCCTGAGGCAGTGTGTGATGGATGCATGATAAAGGTGGGGAGGGCTTCTCTGATCAGGTTACATTTGAGCAAAGGCCTGCAGAAGAGGGAATAAGCCCTGCCTATTAGAGGGAAGGGCGACCTGCTGTGCACCAGAGCCACAGTAGCCaaggccctgggctgggggtgcCCTTAGCCTGCCCTAAGGATGTGGTCATGagtaagcaaaggagagaaggaggctTAGAGGCCCTTGACACAGCTGGTGATGATTGTGGCTTTGACTCGGGGTGGGAGGCCTGGGAGGACCCTTAGCAGAGGCGCCATTGGTTTTTTGGTGGGGAGGGCAGCACTTCGCAACTTGTGGGGATCCtagttctccagccagggatcaaacctgtgcctcctgaagtggaagcgtggagtcttaaccactggtccgcCAGGTAATTCCACCCTGACTTGTGTGGAGAAgttggctgctgtgtggagaacCACCTTCTCTGTCCCGACGTGCTCCACAGTGGTGGCATGATTTAAGGAAGTTCCCttctgtgttagtttcctgtCATGGCTGTACCATATTACTACAGACTTAGTTTCAAACAACACAAGTTTATTAAGAGTTTGGAGCTCTGAAATCTGCAGTATTCAGATTCAGGGCTAACATCAGGGTAttggcagggctggttccttctgaAGCTCTAGTTTTCAGTGGTCacattgccttttctttttttttctcacattgtCTTCTGAGTGAGTGACATTTTTTGCGTCCTCTTACACGGATCCCTGATTTGTGTAGGGCCCACTTGGATGATCCAGGATAATCTCTGCCTCTTAAGATTATTATCTTAATCACACCTGTCCCTTTTGCCTTGAAAGGTCATTTATTCATTGTTTCCTGGGATTAGAATGTGGATGTGTTTAGGAGGCATTATTCAGTTTCTCATACCAAGTGAGAAGCATGGAGATGCTTCTGCTCATCTGTGTTTGGGAGGTGGATCAGAATTTCTAGACTCTCTTCACATTCCCTTATGGTTTCAAGAGTTTTGCTGGGGGAAGAGCAAAGTCACCTGacagatgtttttgtttttttgatgtgttcagcctcttcatttattttttaattactggaCAATtaaatattgtgatggcttttgctgaacagcaacatgaattggccataggtatacatatgtcccctccttcttgaatgccctccccatcacatccctctaggctgtcaccaagcactggctttgggtttcCTGTGtctacatcaaactcccactggctatccattttatgtatggtaatgtatatactttagtgctattctcttaaatcatcccactctctccttcctccactgtgtccaaaagtctgttctttatgtctgtgtcacCTTTGCTGCCCTCCAGCAGACCTTTTTGACCTCATAAACGAAAACTAAGTGAAATGCTTCTCTGGttgcaaagaatgctcagaagTGTGTATGCAGTTTGGTTCGCATTAGGGAGAGAAGGGACTGGACCTGCCTTCAAGGCAGTGGGCCACAGGGCTGCGGGCTCTAGGTCATAGCACGGGAGGGCCAGGTGCTGGTCTCGGCTCTCTCGGACTCACAGTAACTCCCGTGTGTTCCCCTCTTCAGGCAGAGATGGAGTGGCAGGAGAGGCCCAGGGGCCACTGTGGCACGACGCTGGGTACCGCCGACGGGCAGAGGGAAGAGAGTGTGTTGAGATGCATGGCTCAGGGAGGCAGCCTGAAGCCCCCCCAGCCGCAGGGCTTGGGGAAGGCACCCCTCGGGGTTGGCCTCCGCCACAGTGCCAAGCGGGACCGGAAATCCATCACCCTGCATGTGAAGCTGGAGGTACTTCGGCGCTTTGAGGAGGGGGAGAAGCTGACACAGATTGCCCGGGCCCTGGGGCTGGCCACCTCCACGGTCGCCTCCATCCGTGTCAACAAGGACAGGATCCGGGCCAGCTCTCAGGCAGCCGCGCCCGTCTGCACCACGCAGCTCACACGTTGCCGGGGTGCACTGATGGGCCACATGGAGCGCCTGTTGAGCCTGTGGATCGAGGAGCAGAAGCGGCAGAACCTGCCGGTCAGCACACTGCTCATCCAGGACCAGGCACGCCGGCTCTTCGCCCAGCTGCAGCACGAGCAGGGCGGCGGCAGCCGGGCCGAGACCTTTGGGGCCAGCAACGGCTGGTTTGCCCGGTTTAAGGTGCGCCACAACGTGCTGCTGACGGAGGAGCCCGCTGTGGCCGACGCCCAGGCTGCCGCTCGCTACCCGGCAGTGCTGCGCGccatcctggaggagggctgctACTCACCGCGGCAGGTCTTCAACGTGGACGAGACGGGCCTGTTCTGGAAGCGGCTCCCTGAGCGCATGCTTCTGGCGCTGGAGGGGACAGCTGGGCCCGGGCCCAAGGCCTCTAAGGACCACCTGACCCTGCTGCTCGGTGGCAATGCGGCTGGTGACTTCAAGCTGAAGCCCCTGCTGGTGTACCCCTCGGAGAACCCGCGTGCCCTCAGGGGCTGCTCCAAGGCCAGCCTGCCTGTGGTCTGGCGCTCCAACCGCAACGACTGGTTGACGCCTGTCATCTTCCAGGAGTGGTTTACTAGCTGCTTCTGCCCTGCTGTGGAAAGCTACTGTGCCAGCCATGGCCTCCCGCAccgtgccctgctgctgctggacAGTGCGCCCTGCCACCCTGCCCACTTGGGTGGCCTCTCAGCCCATGTGCGGGTCGAGTTCCTACCCAAGAACACGTCCACCCTGATCCAGCCCATGAACCAGGGTGTCATCACTGCTTTCAAGGCCCAGTATCTGCGCCGCACGCTCAGCCAGCTGGCCCAGGAGATGGGCGGTGCAGACCGGCCCTCCGTGTGGGAGTTCTGGCGCAGCTACACTGTCATGACTGCTGTGGACAACATCGCTGAGGCCTGGGCGGAGTTGCAGCCCGCTGCCATGAACAGTGCCTGGAGGAAGCTCTGGCCCGAGTGCGTGCTGGCTGGTGCTCCCGAGCCCAGCGCCGTGCCCCAGCTCCCCCGCAGCATCGAGACACTAGCCAGCCGCACAGGCCTGGGCGACGTGGCTGAGGCCGATGTTAGCCATCTGCTGCAGGCCCGCGGGGAGCCCACGCCCACCTCCCTGGGCACGGACGGTGGGCACGCCCGTGGCCCTCGGCTGCCCTGCCAGTGTGGGAAGGGCCTGGCCTCTAGAAGACCGGAGTCGGAGGCCACAGGGGGTGCGGAGGCCGAGGACACACTTGTGGTTGCGTTGTGCTCAGAGCACCTGGCCCGGGCCTTGTCCCACTTCGCTGCTGGCCTGCAGGTCCTCTCAGAGAACGATCCCAACCGGGAGCGCAGCCTGTGGGTGGCCCGGGCTGTCCACTGTGCCCTTGCCCACCTCCGGGAGCTGCTCCGGGAAAGGAGGCGACAGGCTCGGGCTGCTGCAGGGCCTCCAGAGGCCCCCTGATGGTGGCAACAAAAGCGTCAGGAAGCCTGCACTCAGCCCAGGTGGGGCCCACAGACTCTGAAGGACAGACCTCTTTAAATGACCTGTGTGATTTGAGGCTTGGGCCTGATTGCAGATGTGCTTTGTCTGATGAGTTTTGTTTCTGGAGGGTAGACCCTGCCACGTCTGACTCATGGTTTTCGTACCTCATGCACGGCCAACTTTGTACAGTGGCACACAGAACACTAGGCTTGAGGGCAGTGTTTTCTGATTGGCAGATGAGCTGCGGGACCCAGGAGTGCCCATCCATGTCAGAGACACACCCTATAGAACAGCAGTTGCCAAGCACAGCCCACCAGAGCAGCCTTCCTTGTGGTGAGGGGCCATGGTTGAGACGAGCCTCTCCTGTTTGCCAGCCCTGACTGACTGTGCCCTATTGTGACTTCCCACCAGTTCTGGATGGGGGTTTCCTACTGTTCTGGCTCACCTTCCATGCCATCCTCACCCCTTTGGGCTTCTATGACTTGTGTTGTCTGAGCCTGCACTGTGCCAGAGCCTATGGGCATGTGTGGCTTTTGATACCAGGCACCATTCCTTGCTTTGGAGATCTTTTCTTCCCTGGGTTTCTGTGCTGTGGTTATCTTGGCTTCCCTCTAGCCTCTGAGGCCGAACTTTTGTCACTCTGATGGTCTTCCAGATCTAGAGCTCTTTGTAAAAACTCAGTCATTCCTGGGGGTTCAGTGGCCTCAACGTTCAGCTTGTTGTTCTGTccccttgttgctgttcagtctctgttgtgtctgactctttgcaaccccatgggctgcagcacaccaggcttctctgtccatcatctcCTGGtgctgtgcgtgctaagtcacttcagtcatgtctgactctttgccagcctatggattatagcccaccggcatcctctgtccatgggattctccaggcaagaatactggagtgggttgctatgcctttatctcctggagtctgcataaagtcatgtccattgattcggtgatgccatccaaccatctcatcctctgtcaccccctttctcctgccttcagtctttcccagcatcagtcattTTCAAgtgtgttggctctttgcatcagatggccaaagtattagagcttcagcttcggcatcagtccttccaatgaatattcagggttgatttcctttaggattggctggtttgatcttgcagtcccagggactctcaagagtctgttccagcaccacaattcgaaagcatcaattcttgggcgctcagccttctttatggtccaactctcacatcggaaaagatgaaaagatgataatttgactagatggacatacggacctttatcagcaaagtgatgtctgacGTACACTGGGGTATCCGCCTGAGTCTGCAGACATACCATATGGATTATCAACACAAAGTCTGCAAGGGAAGGTGTTCTTGTACCCCAACTAGATGAGCCCCAGGTGGTGAGACATGGCTGTCTGGCCTCCTTTCAACACAGGTATCTGTGCCTGTGTGGGTGCACGTGCATGCTCACA from Bos javanicus breed banteng chromosome 18, ARS-OSU_banteng_1.0, whole genome shotgun sequence harbors:
- the LOC133229811 gene encoding tigger transposable element-derived protein 1-like isoform X1 encodes the protein MRRLCSPAGPFEAAGPCRGPEAEMEWQERPRGHCGTTLGTADGQREESVLRCMAQGGSLKPPQPQGLGKAPLGVGLRHSAKRDRKSITLHVKLEVLRRFEEGEKLTQIARALGLATSTVASIRVNKDRIRASSQAAAPVCTTQLTRCRGALMGHMERLLSLWIEEQKRQNLPVSTLLIQDQARRLFAQLQHEQGGGSRAETFGASNGWFARFKVRHNVLLTEEPAVADAQAAARYPAVLRAILEEGCYSPRQVFNVDETGLFWKRLPERMLLALEGTAGPGPKASKDHLTLLLGGNAAGDFKLKPLLVYPSENPRALRGCSKASLPVVWRSNRNDWLTPVIFQEWFTSCFCPAVESYCASHGLPHRALLLLDSAPCHPAHLGGLSAHVRVEFLPKNTSTLIQPMNQGVITAFKAQYLRRTLSQLAQEMGGADRPSVWEFWRSYTVMTAVDNIAEAWAELQPAAMNSAWRKLWPECVLAGAPEPSAVPQLPRSIETLASRTGLGDVAEADVSHLLQARGEPTPTSLGTDGGHARGPRLPCQCGKGLASRRPESEATGGAEAEDTLVVALCSEHLARALSHFAAGLQVLSENDPNRERSLWVARAVHCALAHLRELLRERRRQARAAAGPPEAP
- the LOC133229811 gene encoding tigger transposable element-derived protein 1-like isoform X2, giving the protein MEWQERPRGHCGTTLGTADGQREESVLRCMAQGGSLKPPQPQGLGKAPLGVGLRHSAKRDRKSITLHVKLEVLRRFEEGEKLTQIARALGLATSTVASIRVNKDRIRASSQAAAPVCTTQLTRCRGALMGHMERLLSLWIEEQKRQNLPVSTLLIQDQARRLFAQLQHEQGGGSRAETFGASNGWFARFKVRHNVLLTEEPAVADAQAAARYPAVLRAILEEGCYSPRQVFNVDETGLFWKRLPERMLLALEGTAGPGPKASKDHLTLLLGGNAAGDFKLKPLLVYPSENPRALRGCSKASLPVVWRSNRNDWLTPVIFQEWFTSCFCPAVESYCASHGLPHRALLLLDSAPCHPAHLGGLSAHVRVEFLPKNTSTLIQPMNQGVITAFKAQYLRRTLSQLAQEMGGADRPSVWEFWRSYTVMTAVDNIAEAWAELQPAAMNSAWRKLWPECVLAGAPEPSAVPQLPRSIETLASRTGLGDVAEADVSHLLQARGEPTPTSLGTDGGHARGPRLPCQCGKGLASRRPESEATGGAEAEDTLVVALCSEHLARALSHFAAGLQVLSENDPNRERSLWVARAVHCALAHLRELLRERRRQARAAAGPPEAP